In a single window of the Dreissena polymorpha isolate Duluth1 chromosome 3, UMN_Dpol_1.0, whole genome shotgun sequence genome:
- the LOC127872701 gene encoding uncharacterized protein LOC127872701, with protein sequence METIIIDVNAHPDLLEALCGRNINSLCLFGSGEHLEVKNVSALCRSLSSLKQLDKLDVIVNNDTPGLWQALHGLNIKSLSLSGGKTGLIVNHVSALAQLLASLIHLETLSIKVSKYNLCLWEAIHGLNIKCLSLCNLGQLDHISSLSQSLASLTNLETLCVKSPCGGVPRLLETVCGLNITCLSIGLSIEASDTCQQLWEALIGLNIQSLSMSGFLHMRKNIQEEHTISPSLSSLSQLQMLTLYVSHFDDIQLPQSLKYLNIYWCDEEYDFPLSDIVGMLSACTQRIEIKLECGVTFTESIEGYKIEIETLKNVKMTRFLIYTWKPSIENGSDWCVQKVVVGVDGNHDDDIGDDKLYKQFIDDVADLHRISVRFRIN encoded by the coding sequence ATGGAAACTATTATTATTGACGTGAATGCCCATCCAGATCTGTTAGAGGCTCTGTGTGGTCGGAATATAAATAGTCTCTGTCTATTTGGAAGTGGAGAACATTTGGAAGTGAAAAATGTATCGGCGTTGTGTAGGTCCCTCTCGTCTCTCAAACAGCTTGATAAGCTTGATGTTATCGTGAACAATGACACTCCTGGTCTGTGGCAGGCCCTGCATGGTTTAAATATTAAGAGTCTTAGTCTGAGTGGTGGAAAAACAGGTTTGATAGTGAATCATGTATCGGCGTTAGCACAATTACTGGCATCGCTCATACACCTAGAAACGCTTAGTATTAAAGTCTCTAAATACAATCTCTGTCTATGGGAGGCTATCCACGGTCTGAATATTAAGTGTTTGAGTCTTTGTAACTTAGGTCAATTGGATCACATATCGTCGTTATCGCAGTCACTAGCATCGCTCACAAATCTGGAAACGCTTTGTGTAAAATCCCCTTGTGGAGGCGTTCCCCGTCTATTGGAGACTGTCTGTGGTCTGAATATTACATGCTTAAGTATTGGCTTAAGTATTGAAGCGAGTGATACCTGCCAACAACTATGGGAGGCTCTCATAGGTCTGAATATCCAGAGTCTGAGTATGAGTGGTTTTCTTCATATGCGGAAGAACATACAAGAGGAACATACGATATCTCCGTCTTTGTCATCGCTCTCACAACTGCAAATGCTTACACTATATGTAAGTCATTTTGACGACATACAGCTACCTCaatcattgaagtatttaaatatctaCTGGTGTGATGAAGAGTATGACTTCCCATTAAGCGATATTGTGGGCATGCTGTCTGCATGTACTCAGAGAATTGAGATTAAACTTGAATGCGGTGTCACATTTACTGAGTCAATAGAGGGATACAAAATAGAAATAGAGACGCTGAAAAATGTCAAGATGACACGATTTCTGATATATACCTGGAAACCCTCAATAGAAAATGGTTCTGATTGGTGTGTTCAGAaagttgttgttggtgttgatggtaatcatgatgatgatattgGTGATGATAAGCTATATAAACAATTCATAGACGATGTGGCTGATTTGCATCGTATTTCTGTGAGATTTCGGATTAATTAA